ATAagatttcaaatcttatgaaTGAGGTAAACCGCTTATCCAAActatcttcttttcattgtttgccATCAACTAAGACAAAGTTAGTTtggaggaaaaaggaaaatcataattgtatGTTTGCCTCCACTAATGTTGTGCATGAACCCGTTGCTTTAGAAAATTTGGATCTTAAATGTCTTGTTGCAAAACCTTTGGATAATCTTCAATTTGACACTCTTAGAAAGTCTTTAggtatttgttcttttgaatAATTGTTTGTATGCATGCCAAAAGACTCCAGCTAttatcttctctgtttttgaatttggattaaatTCTAAGTATTTTGTTCAGCACATGCAGGGATTGATAAGCAATATCAATCCTACTAACGTCTGGAAGTTTTTGCTGATCttagattggatttttggcGTTGGATCACTTTGGGCAGTTtaatattgggtttttgtgaatGGCTATCAactgtctttgtttttttataaagtcaattaaatgctctttttattaaatctcATGTGTCTCATTTAGCACATACACTCTAAtcttgtttaataattttgaatgaatCCTCATCTTGCCCTTGTCTTGATACTAGATTTGCATTATACTTTTTGCTACTGAGCTCACAATTTTGTAACatctctttaattaaaagaaaagtaaaataagtGCTTGATCCTTGCCAAGTAACCGGGCCTCTTGTCTAACCAACGTCGAGGCTCGAGTCAAAAAGCTTTGATCTTAtacactttgttcttctttgtagCCTACATGACTCGGGTTAGTACATCCTAGGGGTGCTTTAACACCCATTGTCTTAAAGTCATCTGACTTGAGCCCATTGATTTAACACCCGTTACATGGGTCTTGTAGAAAGCTTAATAAAGttagcattaaaaaaaaaaaattcaaaaaaaaaaaaaaaagaaagtggtGACCTCTGTATGCATTTTGTATGTGTTTATTCTATGTTCTTGGCTTGCTCTTGAttggattttttctttgttattaagTAAGTTTGGTCACATAACACGAGATTGAGATTTAATATTCGCTCATTTGATGGACTTTATTTCTTACAAATATTTTTGATTCTCCATTTTATAATCCTTGTGTTTGATTAAACCTTTGTGATTTGATGTGCCCTAGATTCTGAAAGGCTTTGCTTCAAATGCTTCTAGAGAGATATTGGTATTGGTCTTGCTTGTCTATCCTTCTGCATAGTGTTGGCATGtactcaagtttttttttggcatgaaTGAAGGAGGAGTCTTGGGTTCTTATTAAGCATAGTACTTGATGTTTTGATTGATGTCTTTGTGGTTTCGTCTCTTTTCTAAGtgtatattaaaaaaaaaaaaaaaaaaaaaaaaaaaaaaaaaaattttttttttttttttgttttctttttcatagtgtagttttaaaaaaaaaaaaaaaaaacgaatttgtttttgttttcaaacatAGTGTAGTTTTATGCTTCTTGTTTAATTGTGCAGTTAGGCTTTTCTTCATGTTACTAAGATGGATACATGATAAATTGAACCTGAGGATTGCGGCATCATTTTCAATCCTGCCAATTGCAGACTTGTGGCACaactgatttcttttttctcttatttttgcCTTTATATTTGCTCTCTTGTACTCTTTCCTTGCTCTTTGGATTTCCTGacaaaaagggggagagattattgtgaaattataataaaaagggggagagattgTGTTGTATAATTAAGGGGGAGTAGTGTTGTAATTTTGCCTTGAATTACATTTCTTCTCCCACATGCTTCActggttttgttgtttcatAATGTGCAGGGATTCTGAGCCTTGAGTTTAGAGTAGgatttcatttgttgaatCCCATGCAATTTCGTTTGAGTTGTAATAGGTGTTTTgtctaggaaatgccaaagggggagattgttagtatgaaaattgtattgtcatttcctagactctagcataggttggGAATTAGTGTGTGAACTTGTTTTACTGGAAGCTTTGGCGCAACACATTCATTCTGGATCTTTGAAGCATAACCTGACCATATGAGAAACTTGACaacaggtaaatcatgacatatcATGCATTCATGATAGGacttattgttgttgttttgttttgagtctttgtaattgaaattaaaatatgagtcGGTTGGTGACATCTTTAAAAGTCCTTAATGAAttagactttgtatttttattgaatcataatttatattgttaatcTGATAAGTGTTTTGCCTTGGTGTGGCGTCTTATTGATGGAGATCATATTGCACCAGGTTCAAAGAGTTTTAGTTTAATTGGTCTTAGagttatatttgttttggaagTCTTGCAAGTTTCTCTCCCGTGTGAAACTTGCTTTCAATAAAAGGTTGGCTTGCCTTCTTGTGATACTTAGCTTTCCAACGTAGGATTAGTCTTAGAGTCATACTTGGTTTGGAAGTGTAGTCTCACAAGTTTCTCTTTCATGAGAAACGTGCTTTGCATAAAAGGAGGTTTGGCCTTCTTGTGATTGGGGTTTTTTTCCAACGTCTGGATCATAGGTGAACATTCAATATAATTTGGAAAAGCTGCCGTACTCTTTTTACTTGGTAAATCATCAAGTGCTTCATGTGCTTGGTGATTAATTgaattcattcatcattcatacTTCATACATATGCATGTTGGTGTCTTATATGGTTAAGTACACCAAGACACTTTGTGTGTTTATCctccggcgagcttgaagcaatcgtgaccagtattgcgttcaacataaggagtgtcgaagatcatcccgtgacagaagttgagttacgaagaagtcggtaaacattatctagaatgagtctaggataagtgtgagtacttcttgtaatcatcgttctatagtggatttgagttggactgaggagtcccgtggattttccccagaggtggggttttaccacgtaaaataattctctgcgtgttcgtttattttaagcttttcacatctcaggattgataactcatatcaatcctgcttcaaaggttgatcattatttattgcaaaaaattcgaattagcTTGTTTAATATTCTCCagacatatatatagatatcctaCAGGTATTTACACAATGGAACCTCGTGCACCAGCTTGACGAGCCACTATATCTCCATCAGACGCATCACATACCAAAATCTTTCCCTTGACTAAATCACTGTCTATGCAGCCTGCTAAACAACTCTGAGCATCGGAATTGGAGCAATGACTTGTAGCATCTTTTCCATATACCAAAGGATAACTTGTTCCATTGGATGTGAAAGAGTTCACCGAATTCCCGATGAGTGTCCTTCCATTTCCAAGAACAACCTTGTCAATGATCCGGCGATCTGTGCCACTTGCTGCAACTGTAAGTACCCATGGTTCTACACTTACTACGGTACCCTCTTCAGGGCCACTGTTGCCTGCAGAATGTGCGGTTAGTATCCCTTTCTTCATTGCATGAAAACTGCCAATGGCTATAGGATCCTTATCGAAAGAAGTGACGAAAGTGCCTCCAAGTGAAATTGTAATGATGTCAACTCCATCAGCAATAGCGTCGTCAAAAGCAGCCATGATAGCCTCTCCAGGGCACTTATCGAATTCGCAGACTTTATAGGCAGCAATTCTCGCAGAGGGAACTCCTCCTCTTGCAGTACCTTGTGCTAGACCATAAAAGCTCGCGCCCTTAACGGCATTCCCTGCTGCCGTTGAGGCAGTGTGGGATCCATGTCCAATTTCATCCCTTGCTGATGATGAGTTGTAACGCCGAGCTCCAATGATCTTGTTGTTGCAAGTGAAATTTTTGCCACCTTCACAAACACCTTTCCACTTCTTGGGAGCCGGACTAAAACCTTCGTCATTGAAGCTCTGCGATTCGGGCCAAATTCCAGTGTCGATTACACCAACGACAACATCACTCTCAGTAGTAGAATTTCGTTTGGTTTCGTCATTGAGACCAATAAAATCCCAAGAACTTGTTGTGTGAAGTTGGAAGTTTGTGCTTGGAAAGACAGAGACTACTTCCTTCATGTTAGCAAGCCTTTCTATTTCTTGGTCAGTGAGCTTGGCAGCAAACCCATTGAAGCTCCTTTTGTAGCTTCTTATCAAGAAATTAGAAGCAGAAGTGCTCTCCACAACTCTTTCGAGTATACCGATTTGGTGAGACAATGGTGAGAAGGCCTCATCATTAGGAAGTGATCCCAAGTAGACAATATATGGCTTTCTGTCTTCATCATCAATGGCTTTGCACAATAAGCTCATAGTGAGTATGAGAAGGGAGAAAACGTAAGGAAACAGGAGAGCTCTATGCTTTGCCATTGTTTCGATTTGATGCTCTTAGACTAGACCATTACCCGTGAAGAATACTTTATAGGGGAAGAAGGACAGAACAATCTTATCTCCATTAAcatccaatatttttctttccttcagtTTCCAATGCGCATTTGGAAATATTACAGCTTACATAGACATTATTTCTTCCCTTAAACTACAATTTCCAAGTGCACGTTTGCATATTGGAATTTAGACTTAATTCTGGCCCTGGTAATTTTGTAATGTgttacaaattttatttattttttgttttatatatttttattttttattcatctttacaaaatttagatttatttAATTCATTTGTTAGTAGTgttcttaataaaattaaaaaatttgggggtaaaataataaatgtgATATATAATTGATCATATAATCATGGtcacatatatttattttattttatgtaataTCTTTTACTAAAGGAATAAGAAGATTAGCTGAACtaactcattttttttttgatagaGGAGTAATTGATGGAATTACGAATGGAGTCGGTATTGCTAGTTTTTTTCGTAGGAGAGGTTATCAAATATGTAGGGGTGGTCGAATTTCTTCTTATCTTTTAGTGTATGTATCctatgtattattttttattttttaaaatatttctaactttgaattttcttgttcttgatTCCCATCCAGATAATAAGTTTCATAAATGGGTCTATTTTTATAGCGTGTCTCATTAAAGTGGAATTGatcctttgttttttccttttcattcactcgtatctcttttttgttgttgatattTCGGTGCgtatgaaaataatttttagaaaTTGGATGCGGAAAAACACAGAATTTTCGGATTATACAAAGaaacacacaaaagaaagtgagggggaaaaaaaaaaaaaagaggacaaaaaagaagaagacaaaagaAAGGAGTAATCGCGTATAGAAATAGGAGAAGCCTGGGATAGTATTAACAATGAAAGTTGTATACCATAGTCAGTAGCTAGATATGGATAAGGGGGCATCGAATACATATGGTGAGCTACAACAACGGTTAAAAATCCCATGCTTTAGCACCCAGTACAAGGCTCCTGGTGCAACAAGAAGCACCGGTGTGACTTGGAATTTAGACTTCATTCTGGCCCTGGTAATTTTTGAATGCCTCAAAAATCTCATTTCCATTAAAGCGTGCAGATTTTCATACCTTCCTTTTGAATCCGTACTTGGAATTATAGAAAGCTGATGAATTGGATTCCTTGAACCATAATTTCAAGTTCATACAGTTGTACAATGACATTCAATAAGGGGAGGGAAAAGTAAActcatatttataattatatattctaCCTATTCATTCCATATGTCAATGACATTCTAtctactcttttcttttctattttgctttttttgttttggtattgaGGCAGGCCTAAgccaaaaatagaaaagaaaactagGTATCAGGATCAAGAGGCTTACAACAGAGGATGGAAGTCAAACAAATGCAAAACCACGGCCAAATGAAGTAAACAGGTAATGAGAATAGATAAATAAGGATAAAATATGAACCAAATGGTATCCAGTACAGATCATCAGATCAGAAATAGAAATTTAGAACTTAGAAGTtttcagaagaagaaataatgATAAAAGATTCCAGTAAATCACAATGCTGA
The Prunus dulcis chromosome 2, ALMONDv2, whole genome shotgun sequence DNA segment above includes these coding regions:
- the LOC117617454 gene encoding subtilisin-like protease SBT4.3 — encoded protein: MAKHRALLFPYVFSLLILTMSLLCKAIDDEDRKPYIVYLGSLPNDEAFSPLSHQIGILERVVESTSASNFLIRSYKRSFNGFAAKLTDQEIERLANMKEVVSVFPSTNFQLHTTSSWDFIGLNDETKRNSTTESDVVVGVIDTGIWPESQSFNDEGFSPAPKKWKGVCEGGKNFTCNNKIIGARRYNSSSARDEIGHGSHTASTAAGNAVKGASFYGLAQGTARGGVPSARIAAYKVCEFDKCPGEAIMAAFDDAIADGVDIITISLGGTFVTSFDKDPIAIGSFHAMKKGILTAHSAGNSGPEEGTVVSVEPWVLTVAASGTDRRIIDKVVLGNGRTLIGNSVNSFTSNGTSYPLVYGKDATSHCSNSDAQSCLAGCIDSDLVKGKILVCDASDGDIVARQAGARGSIV